A window of the Vibrio pomeroyi genome harbors these coding sequences:
- a CDS encoding DUF6559 family protein → MLRYIQRRRIKKVIKLLSAKMVKSYGSRDFFSIGQVETSSKELSKRQQQIALALFADPQDLDAELAPIIQLLRNDISNDFFGGEGYNARDVLNLLGGSGWKGGRMDDDMSHRMGMNSRY, encoded by the coding sequence GTGTTAAGATATATTCAGCGTCGAAGAATCAAAAAGGTAATCAAACTCCTGTCTGCAAAGATGGTTAAGAGTTACGGGAGTCGTGATTTCTTCTCTATTGGACAAGTCGAAACCAGTTCTAAGGAGCTGAGCAAGCGCCAACAACAAATTGCATTGGCTTTGTTTGCTGATCCACAAGACCTTGATGCTGAACTGGCACCCATCATTCAATTGTTGAGAAATGATATATCTAACGATTTCTTTGGTGGTGAAGGCTACAACGCACGCGACGTTCTAAACCTTTTAGGTGGCAGTGGCTGGAAGGGCGGTCGCATGGACGATGACATGTCACATCGCATGGGCATGAATAGTCGCTATTAG